The window aCGAGCTTCATGTCTGACGATTATCAGctctaatataaattatttatatccaGAAATGAGATTGAAGCAGAGGACATTGATAATGAACTTGCTTTGGTCCAATTTCCTTTGCCTAGCAAGGAGTCACTGTTTGATCTTATCATCACCCAGTATTACCAAGGTGAAAGCTTTATCACTTGGTCAAGAAGGCTCTATAATCCTCTTACTCTTATTTTCGAGCACTGGAGTCACCCCGATCATCCATTACAAAAGCTCCGTTTTAGTGTTTCTGAGGATGACGacgatgacagtgatgatgatgcagCCTTGTTGATATGCGATGGGTGCATTCAGCCCATAACCCTTTCTCATCCAACTTACTATGCTTGTATCCAATGTGGTTACTTTCTCCACTCCTTTTGTGCGACAGAGTTGCCACCAGAGTTGCCTGCAGGAGCATCCACGTTTCACCCTCAACATCCGCTCATGCTCTGGAAGAGGAGCATTTCGGCCTTTGGTCTTGTGACATGTGGAGCATGCGCCAGCGAAACGAATGGATTCTTCTATCACTGTAAGACTTGTGATATTAGAGTTGATATCCGTTGTGCATTCTTACCCACCAGGATTAAACATATATCTCACAAGCACTCTCTTGTTCAGCGTCCATTTTCTGAACCCATGTGTAGCATAAGTAAGATTACAATTACAGGTGGCCTGGTATATGGGTGTGAAACTTGCAGTGACGTACATATTAGTATACTTTGTGTATTTTTGCCAAGCATTGTCAAACACAGGTTTGATAGTCACCCGATAACGTTGAGACTTCCTCCATTTTTCTACGAAGGAGTTTTCTACTGTGAATTATGCGAAGAACAAGTTAACAATCAATGGCCACTCTATCACTGTGATGAATCTGATCATTCTTTTCATTATAACTGCTTTGATCTTCTTCCGAACATCAAATTTGGAGGGACCATTGAACTTGATATTGACCATAAGTCGCACACATTTACATTTGTTTTGGAGAGGCCTAAGAAAAAAGGCTTCCTATACAAGTGTAGAAATTGTGCTGACTCCTATGAATTTGGTGTATTTTTTAGATGTGACGGGTGTGGATATCTTGCCTGCTATGGATGTGTCAATAAGGTGCTGGGCGGAACTTCACCCAATGAATTTGTAATTCCCGAATAGAAAAGTTATTGCATTGTACTATtagttcttttttcttcttctttaagCTTGTCTGTGTTATTCTATACTTACAAGACTTGTCATATTATTTCCTTTAAATCCATTGTGCATTCTTATAGTAATTACATATTCTTACAAGGGAACCTGAGTCGGTCTATCGTCAGATGACATTGTAATCCCTTTTCATCTATAACTAGAAAGGGATactatgatttttattttcatattaaggctgtgttcacttcatggaaaGGAATGAGggaagaatggaatgaaaaattatatagaagttttaaggagaaaaatggaaagtatgaaataatagggacaaaatatgaatgtagttaaaTTTCCTGTGAGAAAGTAGGTAAAGAAACATGATGTAgagatggaatgagcattccttttaaaacatgtgggttagaattataaataaaatagtatgattggaatgattgaagaaatgaaaaatatatacattttctttaagcaacaccattttagagtacaaaattcattccattctccctccattccattcatgccaagtgaacacaacctaaaagttttaaaagtttttacGGCTTCTGATGCCAACTAGAAAGTTCTCATGTTATTCGGCAGTTCAGCGTTTTGAGAAATTGCTAAAGCTTTCTGCAGCACTTATAATTTGGAAACTTTGAGAAATATTAGTGAACTGAGTATTTTATAGATCGAACTAATGGTTTGTTACCCAGGTATTTTAATGATTCTAGTATTCTATAGATCGAAAGgaatttcgggtaacgggtcgtgttcgtgtcagcaatcgggtcaatTTCAGGtaaagctaaaatcacttacaATTAAAGAAAACTGAAAGTTgaagttattaaaaatgaaattctaatttcgggtcatttcaggtccatttcgtgtcaatcgggtgattttcggatCACTTTCGAGTTTTGTCTTAGTAAATCGGATTACAGGTTCGGGTCGAGTTCGGAtcgtgtctgatattgtcaCCCCCTGCATGTGATTAAGTTTGACGCAGGCCCGGCTCAATCAAAATTGAGGCCTATGCTAAATTTAAATGGtgccttttaataaaaaaaaacatcacataaatgttattctattttaaattaatttgaaacttaaaataagaaaaacgtcaaataaaatatacatcGTCTGAGtagcatatttatatttttattaaataaattaatttatttaacacaaaaaataaataatagttataatatataatatgtgacaagaataaaaattatatttatattaattattcactAAAAATATTTAGCAAATCAAtaccaaaaattcaaaaattaatttaataaataataatcaatactaacataagaatatataatatcagtttatatttaataataataatattaatgataatcAACTaactataaacaaatatataaatcaagGATTTTAATAAACatagaatgaaaaataaaattaattgtatATGTGTAGAAATATTACAGCTTAAAAATTCGGGGCCCTCCAAATCTTGAGCCCCTGTGCCGAAGGGCTTCTTGCACACCCTAATCACCGGCCCCGGAGACAGGTTGAGTTCCCTATCTTGGGAAAGCTGTGCTCTTTGGTGTTTCCTTGTTGTCAAACAGCTTTGGAACTGTTTCACTGCAACTGACCCGGTCACTCTCCGGGTCAG of the Daucus carota subsp. sativus chromosome 4, DH1 v3.0, whole genome shotgun sequence genome contains:
- the LOC108217000 gene encoding uncharacterized protein LOC108217000, with protein sequence MISVYELCSGKSRYGGHTLKLKEDDIGGEDANCIGCEKSIIGSPTYICSVSHDDLDCRGFYLHKSCAELSIRDDYHGHPLRLIEEEDDIKGGDSACFVCNKQIVAGFPTYTCIHDVDVDCQNFYLHKTCTEFPLQLNHHKHNKHSLAFVPAPDCVCDVCFHALKFAYACDDCKFHVCVFCAFEQRVLSHQGHPEHALTLIKRESLFTCDACYEEAKESSYLCLTCDFWIHKTCALSPSTIQASNHHHHPLTLVYSIPDIHRYFVRSCNICNKVVHPNFWVYYCQKCTYFAHIKCATSSVIINEIEAEDIDNELALVQFPLPSKESLFDLIITQYYQGESFITWSRRLYNPLTLIFEHWSHPDHPLQKLRFSVSEDDDDDSDDDAALLICDGCIQPITLSHPTYYACIQCGYFLHSFCATELPPELPAGASTFHPQHPLMLWKRSISAFGLVTCGACASETNGFFYHCKTCDIRVDIRCAFLPTRIKHISHKHSLVQRPFSEPMCSISKITITGGLVYGCETCSDVHISILCVFLPSIVKHRFDSHPITLRLPPFFYEGVFYCELCEEQVNNQWPLYHCDESDHSFHYNCFDLLPNIKFGGTIELDIDHKSHTFTFVLERPKKKGFLYKCRNCADSYEFGVFFRCDGCGYLACYGCVNKVLGGTSPNEFVIPE